The following are encoded in a window of bacterium SCSIO 12643 genomic DNA:
- a CDS encoding iron-containing alcohol dehydrogenase, with translation MNNFEFQNPVKILFGKGQIENIKNEIPANSKVLMLYGGGSIKRNGIYEQVMQALESYEVIEFGGIPANPEYEILMEAYQIIKSENVDYLLAVGGGSVIDGTKFLSGAAVYDGEDPWEILARGIPSLTGMPFGTVLTLPATGSEMNSGAVITKAATQEKRVMGGRGLFPKFSILDPTVVYSIPERQLQNGVIDAYVHVMEQYLTYPHNAYIQDRFSEGILQTLIEVGPKIVQNPKDYDLAASFMWACTMALNGLIQKGVPTDWATHMIGHELTALHGIDHARTLAIIGPNLYKHQFENKKEKLAQYGRRVWGLSGDDAQVAKQAIEQTIAFYHQMGMKTKLSENAENYEQTSQVVFNRFEERGWLEMGERKEIGPKEAKEIVEMSY, from the coding sequence ATGAACAATTTTGAATTTCAAAATCCGGTGAAAATCCTTTTTGGAAAAGGACAAATCGAGAATATAAAAAATGAAATCCCTGCGAACTCTAAAGTATTGATGCTGTATGGAGGTGGAAGTATTAAACGTAATGGGATTTACGAGCAAGTGATGCAGGCATTGGAATCGTATGAGGTGATTGAGTTTGGAGGGATCCCGGCTAATCCTGAATATGAGATTTTAATGGAAGCGTACCAGATTATTAAATCTGAAAATGTAGACTATTTGTTGGCTGTGGGAGGTGGTTCTGTCATTGATGGAACTAAATTCTTAAGTGGTGCGGCAGTGTACGATGGAGAAGATCCATGGGAAATTTTGGCACGGGGAATTCCAAGTTTAACCGGAATGCCATTTGGAACTGTATTGACTTTGCCGGCTACCGGGTCGGAAATGAATTCAGGGGCAGTGATTACTAAAGCAGCTACCCAGGAAAAAAGAGTGATGGGCGGAAGAGGGTTATTCCCAAAGTTCTCGATTTTAGATCCAACTGTGGTTTATAGCATTCCGGAAAGACAATTGCAAAATGGAGTGATTGATGCTTATGTGCATGTTATGGAACAATATTTAACATATCCACACAATGCCTACATCCAGGATAGATTTTCTGAAGGGATCTTGCAGACACTGATTGAAGTAGGGCCAAAGATTGTACAAAATCCAAAAGATTATGATTTAGCGGCTAGCTTTATGTGGGCTTGTACAATGGCTTTAAATGGTTTAATCCAAAAAGGTGTTCCAACCGATTGGGCAACTCATATGATTGGGCATGAATTGACCGCGCTTCATGGGATTGATCATGCACGTACATTGGCGATCATTGGACCAAATTTGTACAAGCACCAGTTTGAAAACAAGAAAGAGAAGTTGGCACAATATGGTAGACGTGTATGGGGACTGTCTGGTGATGATGCGCAGGTAGCAAAGCAAGCCATAGAACAGACCATTGCATTTTATCATCAAATGGGAATGAAGACAAAACTTTCTGAGAATGCGGAAAACTATGAGCAAACTTCTCAGGTGGTATTCAACCGATTTGAAGAAAGGGGCTGGTTAGAAATGGGAGAGCGAAAAGAGATTGGACCTAAAGAAGCAAAAGAGATCGTAGAGATGTCGTATTAG
- a CDS encoding cytochrome-c peroxidase, whose product MKSHHLLLGVILLGAVSCEPSNTEQKEVSTPKSEPVQEVKSEQTGTSHLEALKKAQTFFDVLPDVAENPENPITPEKVALGKALYYDVILSKDRTISCNSCHNLDTYGVDNLSFSPGNDGTLGGRNSPSTLNAALHMAQFWDGREPDVEAQAGGPVLNPVEMAMSSEAEVVERLSEEDQYIDMFDAAFPEDAEAITYENMKKAIGAFERKLITKSRFDQFMHGDDAALTDEEVAGMETFISVGCVTCHSSATLGGNMYQKFGVYGDYWALTGSEKQDEGRFEVTQNEADKYMFKTPSLLNVAKTAPYFHDGSVDDLAKAIQIMGKLQLNKDLTDTEVAQIEVFLNALTGEVPAELKM is encoded by the coding sequence ATGAAAAGTCATCATTTATTATTAGGAGTTATCTTGTTGGGAGCAGTAAGTTGCGAACCATCTAATACCGAACAAAAAGAAGTATCGACACCCAAAAGTGAACCGGTACAAGAAGTTAAAAGCGAGCAAACAGGTACCAGCCATTTGGAAGCTTTAAAGAAGGCACAAACCTTTTTTGATGTTTTACCGGATGTAGCTGAGAATCCGGAGAATCCAATAACTCCTGAAAAGGTGGCATTAGGTAAGGCATTGTATTACGATGTGATTTTATCTAAAGACCGTACAATTTCATGTAATTCATGTCATAACCTGGATACCTATGGTGTGGATAATCTTAGTTTTTCACCGGGTAATGATGGAACCTTAGGTGGTCGAAATTCCCCAAGTACTTTAAATGCGGCATTGCATATGGCGCAATTCTGGGATGGTAGAGAACCTGATGTGGAAGCCCAGGCTGGAGGACCAGTGCTAAATCCTGTAGAAATGGCAATGAGCAGTGAAGCAGAGGTTGTAGAACGTCTGTCTGAAGAAGATCAGTATATCGATATGTTTGATGCAGCATTCCCGGAAGATGCGGAAGCGATTACCTACGAAAACATGAAAAAAGCGATTGGGGCATTTGAACGTAAATTAATCACTAAAAGTAGGTTTGATCAGTTTATGCATGGTGATGATGCAGCCTTAACCGATGAAGAAGTTGCTGGTATGGAAACGTTTATTTCTGTAGGTTGTGTGACTTGTCATTCATCTGCAACGCTGGGTGGAAATATGTATCAGAAGTTTGGCGTTTATGGAGATTACTGGGCGCTAACCGGAAGTGAAAAACAAGATGAAGGAAGATTTGAAGTGACCCAAAATGAAGCGGATAAATACATGTTTAAAACACCATCGTTATTGAATGTGGCTAAAACTGCACCATACTTTCATGATGGAAGCGTGGATGATTTGGCAAAAGCGATTCAAATCATGGGGAAATTGCAGTTGAATAAAGATTTGACCGATACTGAGGTGGCTCAAATTGAAGTTTTCTTAAATGCGCTTACCGGAGAAGTTCCAGCAGAATTAAAGATGTAA